One Hemibagrus wyckioides isolate EC202008001 linkage group LG09, SWU_Hwy_1.0, whole genome shotgun sequence DNA segment encodes these proteins:
- the gnmt gene encoding glycine N-methyltransferase encodes MVDSIYRTRSLGVAAVGLPDQYADGKAAKVWQLYIGDTKSRTEEYRSWVVSLLKQQGCKMVLDVACGTGVDSIMLLEEGFKVVSVDASDKMLKHALKERWERRKEPAFDNWVIEEANWLMLSEDIQKPGDGFDAVICLGNSFAHLPDFKGDQSDQKLALQNIASMVKPGGILIIDHRNYDYILETGKAPQGKNIYYQSDLKQDIDTSVLWVNNRPTMVTLDYSLEISQPEGSQKAPETSKFRLSYYPHRLESFKELLKAAFCGKCKQKVYGDFKHYTPGQGEAPCYFIHVVEKTA; translated from the exons ATGGTGGACAGTATTTACCGCACGCGCTCTCTCGGTGTGGCCGCTGTCGGCCTGCCGGATCAGTACGCGGACGGTAAAGCGGCTAAAGTGTGGCAGCTGTACATCGGAGACACGAAGAGCCGCACGGAGGAGTACCGCAGCTGGGTGGTGTCTCTGCTCAAACAACAGGGCTGTAAGATGGTGCTGGATGTGGCGTGCGGCACGGG TGTGGACTCAATCATGCTGCTGGAGGAGGGGTTTAAGGTGGTCAGTGTAGATGCCAGCGATAAGATGCTGAAGCATGCACTCAAGGAGAGATGGGAGAGGAGGAAAGAGCCAGCGTTTGATAACTGGG taATTGAGGAGGCTAACTGGCTTATGCTGTCCGAGGACATTCAGAAGCCAGGAGACGGATTCGATGCAGTTATCTGCCTGGGGAACTCATTTGCTCATTTACCAGATTTTAAAG GTGATCAGAGTGATCAGAAGCTGGCTCTGCAGAACATAGCCAGCATGGTGAAACCTGGAGGAATCCTGATCATCGATCACAGGAACTACGACTACATCCTTGAGACAGGAAAAGCTCCGCAGGGCAAGAACATTTATTACCAG AGTGATTTGAAACAAGACATCGACACATCTGTACTCTGGGTGAACAACAGGCCCACCATGGTGACACTGGACTACTCGCTGGAGATCTCACAACCTGAAGGATCACAGAAAGCACCTGAGACAAG TAAATTCCGCTTGTCGTATTACCCGCATCGGCTGGAGAGCTTCAAGGAGCTTCTGAAGGCAGCATTCTGTGGAAAGTGCAAGCAGAAAGTATATGGTGATTTCAAGCACTATACTCCAGGACAAGGAGAAGCTCCTTGTTATTTCATCCACGTTGTTGAAAAGACTGCTTAA